The window AAAGTGGCTACGCGGATGTTTCGTGATGATTCTGAGGTTTCAACGTCGGGATTTGCAAACGGAGACTGTATCGCGAACACGAGTTGAGTCTCGTCCGGACTGATGCCCAGTGACTCGATGCCACGATTCAGCTTACGTCGACGCCACACTGCCGGCAGACTTGGCATAATCGGGTACGTTGCGTCAGCGAGATCCTCGTCGACACCCTCAGGGACGTGTCGGGCGACGATTTGCCCGTTCGGATTAACTTCAGCGATACTCGGTCCGTATTCCTCTGCAATCCAGAACGTATCATCAGTCATACGAACGACACCCTCGATATCCATGCCGTTCGGATCGTAGGGGATACGGTTGCCATTGATAGAGTACGCTCCTTCAGTGGTCGTTACTTCCAGCGGATTGCTGATTGCAGTGATATCATTCCCATCACTGTCTTTTAGTGGAATTGTTTCGGTGACCATTGCCGTGTTTGACCGGGCCCCGGTATCCAGGCGAACAGTGTATATTGACGGCGTGTAGCCCGGGTTCGTGAATATCTTGTCGCCAGTGTCTCCCTGGCAGAGAGACTCAACGCTCTTGTTGGCCACGTCCGGGGCGTCGCTGCAATTGAAGTTCGGGCCCCTATCAGCGATTGTGTAGAACAAGTCATCCGGGTCCTGGTCTCGCGTGCAGGCTCCGCTACCGAGACCAACGATGAGGTCGAGAGTGTTCCCGCCCCGGAATGTGACGTCTCCCATCGTCAGATACGATTCATCGACATCGAAAAATTCTATGTTCGGATCACTGATAGCGGACACGTTCTGTGTCGCGTCGGTAGTAATTGCATCTCTAAGTCCGGAAACGGTCGATGTACCGGCGAGACTGAGGCCGAACACGGCTCCCACACTGAGTAGTATCGACCGACGATTGAGCGAGCTTTTAGTTCCATTCGCCGCAGAATCACTTGGTTCTACCACAAGTGAACCCCCATTTGGGGCCCTGAAGTGTTTTTATAGTATCACTACTGAGATGATTATATCATTACGAGAAATATCATAGAACTCTTGACATACCGTGACCACAGTACTTCTCTGATTGCCTTCGCGTTCGTAATAAGTGGTTGCGATGATAAGATGTAGGCAGAGCGCGAGAGGTATTTTTATTCGCCCGTGAGCGCGGCCTCAGGTGTGGGTACGCCCGAGACTTCAACCCGCCACTGATTCACTGGTTCGTTCATTCCCAGTAGGGCGGTTGTATGACTTTACCGAAGAAGCGTTTTGCAGGGTCGTTTAATTTATTCTACCTCAGTATTCACCTACTCATTGGTATAATAACCATCTTATACTCCTCTACAGGGGGGATTGCAGAATACGATCACAAGTACTACAAGACACAACTTGTCCGAGCAGTCGAGAGTATACTCTCTCCAAAAGGGTGGGATCGGACAGATATTCGACGGGAGCTAGCTGATTCGACGGCGGGGAAACTGAGAGACTACTGTTGAAATGTGATAGGGGGACACCGGGTTTCCGGTGAAATCTGAGAGATACTGAGACTTCGCATGCACACCGGATTTCCGGTGAAATCCAAATCAGCCAAATCACCGCTGAATTGAACCACACGCACACCGGGTTTCCGGTGAAACAGAGAGCCATAGCAGTAACCGAGAACGCTCCGTATCAACTACTATTGCGTCAACTGGGGAGCATAGACAGACACACCAGATTTCCGGTGAAATTGCCCAATAAAGACAGTATAGCTGCTAAACCCTTTGATTACAAAAGGAATGTTCCTACGCTATCTGCGGATTCAGGGAAATCTACAGGAGGAAGAGCACAATAGAACTCCCCACAGCAAGGAAATGACCAGATACTATCTTTATTGCTATGTCTGACATACTTTTATATACAATACTAGCGTGACATTCCAGTAGCTGAATCGCTTTTCGTAGGTTAAAGCGAGATTTTCTCGCTTGTGATTTTCAGCACTCCAATCGAAAACACTCCACAGAACCGTTCTATCCTATTCATCTCGAGATTTTACTCCGGTACTTCGTTGGCTATCCCGCCATTGCGGATGAGGTAGATCGCAGTTGAAACCATGTTTCCGGTGTATCCTAACCCCCGTTTCATCTGGACACTAAACACCCTCTAGACGGTTTTCACCGGAAACGTGGTGTGTGTGTCTCAGGGAAAGTATCAAGACGTTTCACCGGAAACTCGGTGTACAAGCAATGTCCGACTCTGACGATCTCTTCATTCTTGAAGATCCCATTTTCGTGAACAAGGAACTGCTTGAAATCAGCCATCTCCCGGAAGAGGATCGCATCGTTGGTCGAGATGAAGAAATCAAGCAACTGGCTAATGCGGTAAATCCTGCCATCTTTGGCCAGAGTCCTAGCAACATCCTCCTGTATGGGAAGACTGGAACAGGGAAGTCCCTCTGTGCAAAATACGTTTCTCGTCAACTGGTCGATACCGCGTCTAAGGAGGGTATCAACGCTGTCTACGCATATGTGGATTGTGCCCAGGACAGCACCGAAACCCAGTCTGTGCAAACGATTGCGGACTCAGTAAATACGGAAGAGAATGATATCTACATTCCCGACAAGGGAATTAGCACTGCAACCTACTACAAGCGTCTCTGGCGGATTCTCGATATGCATTATGACGTCGTCCTCATAATCCTCGACGAGATCGACAAACTCGAAGACGACGACATCCTGATGCAACTGTCACGAGCTGGAGAGGCTGGAAAAATTGAAGATTGTAAGATTGGTGTCATCGGAATTAGCAACAAAATCAAGTATAAGGATCGGATGGATGAGCGGGTCAAGTCCAGTCTTTGCGAACGAGAATTTGTGTTCCCACCCTACGACGCTAATCAGCTCAATGAAATCATGAGTGCACGGAGCGACGCATTCAGAGAGGGAGTACTCGAAGGTGGTGTTATCCCTCGGGCAGCTGCACTGGCAGCTCGTGAGCACGGCGATGCACGAAAAGCGATTGACATACTTCGATATGCAGGTGAAATTGCCCAATCATCGGACATGAATACGGTTCCAGAAGACTTCGTTGTTCAAGCTCGAGAGCGGGCTGAGACTGATCGGTTCCGTGAACTCATTAGCGGCTCAACGCCACATTCTCGATACGTACTACAGGCGCTGACTATCCTTTCGGTTGACAATGCTGGCGATGGAGCTGATGATATCGGCTTCCGAACAACCCGAATCTACGACGTGTACGAAGAAATTTGCCGTCAGGAAGGCTCTGATCCTCTCTCGTTACGACGCGTCCGCGACCTTCTCAAGGAACACGCTTTCTTAGATATTATCGAACAAACGCGCCACAGTGGTGGTAGTGCAGAGGGGAGCTATACAGAGCATCAGCTCCTGGAAGATCCAGATGTCGTGCAACAGGTGCTCGAAGATACAATCAGCTGAATCGATTTTGTAAAACAGCGTACTACCACTGTTCCGTATCTCTGGATGGACTTAGTTTCACCAGAAATCCGGTGTCTCTCGTTAGCTGATAACCACTGATATTTGACTGTAGACTCCTGATTTCATCGGAAACGTGGTGTGCTGCGTCTGAGATTCCAACAGTCTACCCATGTGAGATAGTGGCGCTCTTTTCACCGGAAACCCGGTGTGGGCCGATGTGCTGACTCAACACTGTTAACCAACACTATATCACTTAATGCAGGTTAAAATTCCAGCTCTATGATGCGAGTATCTTGATCAGTTTCGTATAGTCAGGAACTCACTCGTTAGGATCGACCGGTCCCTTGTACTGTGATTTCACCGTGTCACCCTCTCGCCACTGCCAGTAGTAGTAGCGGTTGTCGTTGATCTCCTTGACCGTAATCGTCGCTTTGGCAGGGACTTCGCCCGGGAGATCGTCTGGTCGTTCTTCGACCTCTTCTTGATCTGCTGATTCCTTGAGACGGGTCTCACGTTCCTTGTGCTCAGCTAGCGCTTCAGCGTATGTAGCAACGTCACGCAGCCTCTTCGGATCCGACTCGTTGAGCGTGTTGACGATCTCCGTCGGGAGGTTCATCGGTGGTGTCGGGAGTTCGTGGGACATCAACTTCTCTGTCTTAACCAACGCGGGTCTTCAACGATATGTCTGTTGGTTAAATAGAGTCTCCGTTAGACAGAACTGCCGAAAGAGCCCGTAAATACCCTGTGAGTGCACTATCCATCTGTGCCCCGCAGTTTTGTATAAGAGCGACTTGTTGGAGATCTGGGTGCTACTCTTCGATGCCAGCCTCCCAGCCCTTGTGGAAGTACGCTAGCGCCAAGTCGGAGTCGAAGCACCGTCTGGAAGGAACGTGCTGCAAGACTGCTTGTTCTGGAATTGGTTCAACTACGCCCTCATCAATTAGACTGGTGACGACTTCGCAGGCTCGTGGCTCGTCGATCTCGACAGTATCGGGACGCCGCCGGTCACAGTCCTTTGCGATCTGTTCACGCTCAAAGCGCTCGTGATCTGGAACTGTTTGGTCCATAGAGGAAATCCCTCACCTAACCGGGGATACACAAAATAAGCGCTAACCAACAACTGCGAAGTATAGCGGTCGGTGTTGGTTAGCCGTACTACCGTTTCCGCAAAACCACACGGAACCGGCTCAGTTCGGGAGCTTTGGTGCTATCACGAACTGCATCGCTCCAGCGGCGTCAGGGAATCCGGATTTCAGCACGAGCGGGACCTCGTTACCGATGTGTAACGCCCGATTCGTGCCCTCTGGAAGGCCAGCGTTCGCTGATTTGACGAGCGACGAGTCCAGTTTTACCTCGACATCCGCAGGCTCGAAGGCAATTAGATCGGTGTCTTCCCTCCGGTACGTCATACTGTCAGTGTCACCGTCTGCGGCAAACTGCATTTCTCCGGATTCCGGGTCAACGGAGAGGTCAAACCGGCCGTCAAGCATATCTGCTGCATCGAGACCGAGAGATATGTCGTCTGGACTCAGGTGGACAGTCGCGGGGATATCAATATCCGGCATTTCAACAGGGTAGCGGAGCGATTCAACCGGATCAAGCTCGATGGTGCGCGTTATCCCGTCGATGTCGACTTCTAGCGTGCTGTTCGCCGCATCGAGTGCGAACTGTGCAAGGTCGCCTGCATCGCCAATCGAGAGTGCATCTCGAACTCGTCCGACGTCCACTCCCAACGTCCCCGTCTCCGCGTCGAAGGTGCTGAATGAACTCCCAGAAACACGCAGGTCGACCATCGAGTGCCCTTGCTGGTCGGCCGCTCGGATGGCGATTCCCGACTCTCCAATCCCCAGCCGCGTCTTGTCTGTGACCGTGCCAGCCGCCGCGAAAATCTGCTCAAACAACTGGACCTCGCCGCTGATCCGGAGGTACTGCGGGGCATTGAGCGCCAAGAGGTCTGCAGTGTCGATTTCTGCTTCGTCATCCGCCGACGTCTCTGGCACGCTCGTTTCGGCGTCTGTGGTTGCTGCTTCGGTGCTACTGGCCGCTGTGGACTGTGACATCTGGATTCCCCTCCACTTCCCGGAGGGTACACAAAATATGCCGTTGGCGGCGTCGGTCAGGGAACGACCGACGCGAGGCGATGGGT is drawn from Haloarcula sp. H-GB4 and contains these coding sequences:
- a CDS encoding esterase-like activity of phytase family protein; amino-acid sequence: MGDVTFRGGNTLDLIVGLGSGACTRDQDPDDLFYTIADRGPNFNCSDAPDVANKSVESLCQGDTGDKIFTNPGYTPSIYTVRLDTGARSNTAMVTETIPLKDSDGNDITAISNPLEVTTTEGAYSINGNRIPYDPNGMDIEGVVRMTDDTFWIAEEYGPSIAEVNPNGQIVARHVPEGVDEDLADATYPIMPSLPAVWRRRKLNRGIESLGISPDETQLVFAIQSPFANPDVETSESSRNIRVATFDPASGEMGDQYLYRLDLPETFRRDNVDGTPDQSDVKISELRMLDEDRLLVLERVSATTKLYVVSMADTDPIPAEYDELDRDETLESLSEDELQSVDSFEKTLVFSTDDYDGFPSKIEGIAMPTEGTMILINDNDFGYTDVDTKIARIQYQEPIV
- a CDS encoding Cdc6/Cdc18 family protein gives rise to the protein MSDSDDLFILEDPIFVNKELLEISHLPEEDRIVGRDEEIKQLANAVNPAIFGQSPSNILLYGKTGTGKSLCAKYVSRQLVDTASKEGINAVYAYVDCAQDSTETQSVQTIADSVNTEENDIYIPDKGISTATYYKRLWRILDMHYDVVLIILDEIDKLEDDDILMQLSRAGEAGKIEDCKIGVIGISNKIKYKDRMDERVKSSLCEREFVFPPYDANQLNEIMSARSDAFREGVLEGGVIPRAAALAAREHGDARKAIDILRYAGEIAQSSDMNTVPEDFVVQARERAETDRFRELISGSTPHSRYVLQALTILSVDNAGDGADDIGFRTTRIYDVYEEICRQEGSDPLSLRRVRDLLKEHAFLDIIEQTRHSGGSAEGSYTEHQLLEDPDVVQQVLEDTIS